Part of the Sandaracinaceae bacterium genome, TACGCCCGGTTGGTGCGCATGACGACGGACATCCGCGCTCGGCTGCGCGAGCACGGCCTCGAGGCGCGCGACCAGCTGGACGTGTTCGACTTCGTATGGCTCACGCTCAAGCCAGCCGGACGCGAGCGCATCCTCGCGCTGCGCTCCGAAGCGTTCGAGGCCCCGACGCCAGTCGACGTCCAGGAACGCGCCGCCGCGTAGTCCTACCCGTCGAGCATCGCCAGCAGCGCCGCTTCGTCGAGGACGGTCACGCCCAGCTTCTGCGCCTTCTCGAGCTTGCTGCCGGCCTCCTCCCCGGCCACCACGTAGTCGGTCTTGGCGGACACCGAACCGACCACCTTGCCGCCGGCCTCCTTGATGCGCGCGCCAGCCTCCGAGCGCTTCAACGTGGGCAGCGTGCCGGTCAGCACGAAGGACTTGCCGGCCACCCCCTCGACCTCGCGCGTGGTGGTCTCCGGCGCGGCGAGGCTCACACCCGCCGCCGCGAGGCCCTCGAACACGGCCCGCACGGCCGGGGCGTCGAGCTCCGCGAAGATGCTGTCCGCGGACTTGCGCCCGAGCCCCTCGACGGCGCCGCGCTCACTCGACTTCTCGGGGGCGACGAAGGCCACGGCCTCGGGGTCGCCCGCCACGTAGCGCGCAGCGAAGTCCAGCAGCGCGTCTGCATCGCGCCAGTGCTTGGTGAGCTCCTCTGCCATGGACACGCCGACGTGCCGGATGGCGAGCCCGACGAGCACCCGCGGCAGGCCGCGCGCCTTGGCGCCCTCGAGCGCGGCGATGACGTTGGCCGCGCTCTTCTCGCCCATGCGCTCGAGGCCCGCGAGCTGGGACACCGTCAATCGGAAGAGGTCGTCTGGGCGCCGCACCCCCACCTTGTCGATGACCTGCACGATGAGCGCCTCGCCCATGCCCTCGATGTCCATCGCCTGACGCCCCGCGAAGTGCTTCAAGCGCTCGAGCACCTGGTCCGGGCACGCGGGGTTCGGGCAGTAGATGAAGATCTCCTCGCACACCACCGCGCTGCCACACGTGGGGCAGGCCTCGGGCGCGACGAAGGGCTCGGTCCCCTCGGGGCGCTTGTCGTGATCCACGGCCACGACCTGCGGGATGATGTCGCCCGCTTTCTCGACGTACACCTGGTCGCCGACGCGCACGTCCTTGCGCGCGAGCTCGGGGAAGTTGTGCAACGACGCCCGACTGACCGTGGTGCCCGCGAGCGGAACAGGATCGAGCTCCGCCACGGGTGTGAGCTTGCCGCTCTTCCCCACTTGGACGCTGATGGCGCGCAGCCGCGTGGCGCGCCGCTCGGGCGGGAACTTGTAGGCGATGCCCCAGTGCGGATGGTGGCCCGTGGAGCCCAGCGCGGGGTAGTGCGAGAGCTCGTCCACTTTGATGACCATCCCATCGATGTCGAAGGGCAGCTGGTCGCGGCGCTCGTGGTAGCTCGCGCAGTAGGCGTACGCAGCGGCCGCGTCGGGCGCGAGGAACACCTCGTCGGCGTAGACCTCGGCGCCGGCTTCGGCGAGCCATCCGAGGATCTCGCTCTGGCGCCCGGGCAGCGAGACGCCCTCGCTCCACGGGATCTGATAGAGGAAGGCGCGGATGCCGACCTCGCCCAGCCCGCTCGGATCCTTGCGCTTCATCATGCCGGCGCAGCCATTGCGCGGGTTGGCGATGATCTTCTCGCCCGCAGCTGCCAAGCGCGCGTTGTGAGCGTCGAACGCGTCGCGCGGCCAGTACAGCTCGCCACGCACCTCGAGCTCGCCGCCGCCGACTCCCACCAAGCGCGCCGGGACGGCGCGCGCCTCCAGCACCTGCGCCGTGATGACGTCGCCCTTCTGTCCGTCGCCGCGCGTGACCGCCCGGGTGAGCCGCCCGCTCTCGTAGAGCAGCGACACGCTGATGCCATCGATCTTGGGCTCGACGAACAACGGCAGCTCGCTCCCCGGTGGCAGCTCCAGGTCCTTCAGGCGCCGCTGGAACCACGCGTCGAGCTGCACCTCGTAGGGCACGGGCACACCTTCCGCGTCGCGCCGGTTGGGCGTGAGCTTCTCGAGCGACAACATCGGGACATGGTGCGCGACCGTCTCGAACCCGTCGGTGTGGTCCACTCCTGGGCTGCGGTCGATGCGCTCGTCGGCCGCGACACCCAGCGAGTCCGCCAGCTCTTGATAGCGGTCGAAGAGCTCGTCGAAGACGCTGTCCGGAATCTCAGGCGCGCCCTTGCGGTACAGCGCCTCATGATGCGCGATCTGCGCGCGCAGAGCGTCTAGCTCCGCGAGCGCGTCCCCTGCGTCGCTCGCTGAAAACCCCAGCTCACCTTGCATCACCACCAATTCCTACGCTTGAAGAACAAGAAGATCGCGCTGGCCGTGCCGATCATCACGAACCACGCCACCTGGTAGCCGTACTTGTGGTGCAGCCCCGGCATGAACTCGAAGTTCATCCCGTAGAGGCCCGTGATGAAGGTCAGCGGCAGCATGATGGTGGACATCATGGTGAGCGCCTTCATGACGTCGTTCAGTCGGTGCGACTGCATGCTGAGGTACGCGTCGAGCGACCCGCTGATGGCGTCACGATAGGCCTCCGCCTGGTCCGCGATGCCCACGAAGTGGTCGTAGATGTCGCGGTAGAAGGGGCGCACCTCGCCGGGGATGAACGGCACGGGCCCGGTCGCCAGCTGACGAAGCACCTCTTTTTGGTGCCGCACCAGACGCCCGAGGTGCAGCACGTCGTGCTTGGCGTCGAGCACGGTCTCGAGCACCGACGCCGAGTCGGCTCGGAGCGCCGCGATCTCGAGGCCGTCGATGCGCTCACCCAGCGCGTTCATGCGCACCATGAAGCGGTCCACCATGTGGTCCACGGCGCGGTGCGCGATGACCGCCGGTCCCTGGCGCAGGAGCGCGGGGTTGCGTTCCACCATCTGGCGCACGAACGGGATGGCAGGGACGTTGCCCTCGTGGTGCGTCACCACGAAGCGCTCGGACACGAACAGGTCCAGGTCGCGCAGCGTGATCTCGTCGGGCACCGGATCCGGCTCCTCGGGCCCGAGGATGATGAAGTAGATGTAGTCGTCGTGCGCCTCGAGCTTGGGCGTGTCCTGCGCCTTGAAGGCGTCCTCGATGAGCAGCGGGTGGATGTGCAGGACGTCCCGCATCATGACCATCTGCTCGTCGGTGGAGCCTTCGATGTCGACCCACACGTGGGCCTCCTCGTCGGCCAGGTACGCGGCCAGCTCGTCCAGACCGGGCCGCAGGAGCTTCTCGGAACCCACCTTGGTGGCGTAGATGGCGACGTGCACGGACGGGACTATCGCGCGCCCGCGAAGCCCTGTAAATGCCCACGCGGCCCGGCGCGGAGACGGTCGGCGGGCGCGGGCGTAGCTCAGTTGTTGACCGCGTCGCGCAGGCGCCACTCGTTGCCGTAGGGCCCGAAGCTTGCGGCGAAGCGGCCGAAGTTCTCGACCGACACCCACACCGAGCCCTCGATGCGGTACGGGATGACGAACTCGGGGATCTGCCGGTTGCGCAGCAGGTCGATCAGGTTGCGCGTGGCCTCGCGGAGCAGCGTGATCATCTGCCGCGGGTCCAGCTGCAGGCGCACGATGAAGCGCAGCTCGCTTCCCGCCGGGACCGTGCGCACGCGCAGGTCACTGAAGTTGCGCTCGCCCACGGCAACGGACATGAGGAAGTTGACCGCCGCGTTGGCGAAGTCCTCGCGGCTGCGGATCTCGGGCTCGTCCGAGTCGCACGAGCTGGCCGACTGAGCGCAGTTGTTGGGGTCCTCGCAGAACGTCATGCACACGCTGCCGAGCGTCTGGTTGGCCTCGGTCTCGGGGAAGGCCGTGAACCCGACGAGCGCGGACACGACCGGCAGCGGGATGGGGTTGCGGTTGGTCAGCACCAGCTCGAGGTCGAACAGGAATTGGATCTCGCTCTCGGCCGGCACGTCCCCGATGAAGCCGCAGAGAAAGCGCCCCAGGCGCTCGGCGCAGTAGTACGCGCCCAGCTGCCGACGATCGGGCATCTGCGTGAGGCGGACCTCGGCCACGCTGACGCCGGGTGGATCGGGGGGAGCCTGGGTGCCCTCGAGACCGGGCAAGAAGCCGTAGCACCCGGAGGTGAGCGCGCTGGCCAGCGTGATGGAGGCCAGGAGGAGGGAGCGAGTGGAGTTCATGAGGCTCATCCGGAACGGGTTCGAGGGCTCTATTCCCCAAATGGGGACACCGTGTCAAGGTCCGATGGGTCGGGAGACGTTCGTGCGCCGCGAACCTTCACGCCGTGATAGCAGATCCTGCCATGCCCCAGACCCCCGAAGAGACCATCGTCCGCAGCGTGACGGACATCGACGCGCCCGCCGAGCTCGTCTTCTCCCTGATCACCGACCTGCCCCGCTACCGCGACTGGAACCCGTTCACACCGGTGGCCGTCTCGACCCTCGAGCTCGGTGCCCCCATCGACATGAAGGTGCGCCTGTTTCCGTACTACACCAAGGCGCAGCGCGAGTTCGTGACCGAGCTGAGCGCGGAGCGGCGCCGCGTCGCGTGGGGCATGCACATGGGCCGCCCCGAGTGGGGCCGCGGGCACCGCACCCAGGAGGTCGTCGCGCTCGGCGAGGGCCGCTGCCGCTACGTGTGCGAAGACAACATCGGTGGGCTCCTGCGGCCGGTGATCATCCGGTTCTTCGGGGGCGCGATGCAGCGCGGCTTCGACGACGTGGGCCGCGCGCTGAAGGCGGAGGCCGAGCGCCGGGTCGCCGCGGCCCGCTGAGGTCCGACGACGTGGACGCGCCCGAAGCGGACGCCGAGCGCCACCCAGCCCCGCCGCGGTCACGGGCGTTTGGCGTGGTGCCATTGCCCCAAAGCGTGAGGACACCCGCGGACACGTGGACGCCCCGATGTTTTGGGGAACAGGGCCGGGGCCGTCCGTGCTATCGGGGCGCATGCATTCCCCCATTCGCGTACCGCGGTGTGCCGGCCGCGGCGCGGTGCTCTTTTCGGTGCTGGCGGTCACGTCCGCCGTCACGTTCGGCTGCAAGGGCAGCGCCGAACCCGATCCTGACCCCGACGCGGGTCTGAACGTCGACGCGGGTCCGAACGTCGACACCATCACGGTCCAGGGCAGCGCGACCTACGACTACGTGCCCGTGACCACGACACCGGCGGTCACGCTCGCGTTCGCCGACGCGAGCGCGAGGCCGGTGCGTGGCGCCATCGTGCAGGTGCGGCGCGGTGCCGTGGTCATCGCGACGACGAACACGGACGAACAAGGCCAGTACATGCTCGAGTTCCAAGCAGCCCCGGAGGGCCTCGAGGTCGCGGTGCTGTCGGAGACGACGCTGCCGCCGATTCGCGTCGAGGACAACACCAACGGGGACGCCGTGTGGGGCATGGTCCGCCCCCTCGCAGAGGCCGAGAACGGGACGCTCGATCTGCACGCCACGCACGGGTGGAACGGCACGAGTTTCGACGCGGGGACGCGCGTCGCGGCGCCCTTCGCCATCCTAGACACGATATACGCGACGGCCCAGGCCTTCCGCGCCGTGCGAACGGTCACGTTCCAGCCGCTGAAGGTGAACTGGAGCCCGGACAACGTGCCAGAGGCCGGCGATCACGCGAACGGCTTCATCGGCACCTCGTCTTTCAGGCGCGCAGACCGCGAGATCTACGTGCTCGGCAAGGACGGCGTCGACACGGACGAATTCGACGCGGGCGTGCTCGCCCACGAGTGGACACACTACTTCGAGGATCAGCTGGGGCGCGTCGACGGCCTCGGGGGCGACCACGCGCCCGGAGCCGTCTTGGACCCGCGACTGTCGTTCGACGAGGGCCTCGCCGACGCCATGGCGGGCCTGACGCTCGGGGTCCCTGTGTATGCGGACACTGCTTGGGCAGGCAGCACCCTCACGGGCTTCTCGTTGGACGTGGAGACGCCACCGACGCCGACGGACGACACCACGCCCGGTCCGTTCTCCGAGTTCAGCGTGATGCGCATCGTCTACGACCTCTTCGACTCGGGCGCGAGCGAGGCACATGACACGGTCGCCCTCGGGCTCGGGCCCCTCTACGACGCGCTCGCCGGGCCGCACCGCACGACCGACGCGCTCGGGACCATTGGCTCGTTCATCGCGGGCCTGAAGGCGCAGCCGGGCGTGAACGCGGCCGACGTGGACACCCTGCTCGCCTTCTACGACATCGGTCCGATCACGAGCGACTTCGGCGCGGGCGACCCCGACCTCGCGGCGATGTACACGAACGTCACGGTCCCGTTCACGGGCACCCATGACTTGGTGGGCGGCCAGGACGCGAACCGGCGCGCTCAGAACCAGTACTTCGTCTTCATGGGGACGGGCGCCACGCTCACTGTATCTGCCGGCCACGCGTCGGAAGACGTCGGCATCTCCCTGTACCGCACGGGGCAGCTCGTCGCCTCCGCAGACGCATGGCTGGACGGAGGCACGGAGAGCTTGAGTGCTCCCACCGTCTCGGGGGCGACGTACGTGCTCACACTGACCGGCTTCCGTGGAGCTCCCGGAAGCTACACCGTCGACCTCACCATCGCCCCCTGAGGAGCAGCGCATCATGAACCAAACGACACTCCTCGCGCTCCTCGGTCTCCCTGGCGCGCTCGCGCTCGCCACCAGCGCGTGCAGCAGCCCTCACGCCGCGTCGTCGACGCCTGCGCCCGAGCAGGACGTACACGCCAAGCCCGGGGCCGCCGTCACCGTGGACGCAGCGCTCGCAGCGAGCAGCGCGCGCGTCCACCTGCGCTTCGACGCCGACGCGCAGGACGTCACCGTGCACGTCGGTGGGGTCGACGGCCTCGTCGTCACGCGTGGAGGCATGCTCGACGTGGGCGACGTCGCGCGCGGTGACGTGCGCACGCTCGACGTCGCTTTCACACCAGGCGACGAGCGCTCGCACCTCGTCGTCGCCGTCTCGGGCACGTATGCAACTGGCGCGCTGTCGCGCGTCTCGAGCTTCGCGGTGGGCGAGACGCGCGAGAAGTCGACCCAACTCATCCGCGGTGACGGACGAGAGCGCGTGCACCTGATACCCGTGGGCGGCCGCTGAGGCGGACGCGGGCGCTCCGCATCTGCGAAGCGGTCATGGGTGATCGCCTAAACGACCGCGCCCACGAAATCGCGCGACAAACATCCTCTGAGCCACCAGAGTGAAGGAGTGAATCACGTCGACGCAGCGAAGCTCGCTGCCCGCGAGTCTTCCGACCCCAACGCCTTTCCCGAACCCTCCGCCCCCCCGCTCGCCGCGCTCCACTCCTTGGCGCACAGCGCCATCGCACTCGCGAGGAGGTGGCTGAGCGACGACCGATGTTTGGGCGTCGACGCAAGAGACCGTGAGACCGCCGAGCGGCTGGGCGCGCTCGTCGCGAGCCCCGCGGGGCTCGAGTTTGCGCTGCGCTTCGTGGACGACGTGGCGCGGCCACAGGACGTGCAGGTCTCGGCGCGCGCGCTGCGCCGGCTCGCCTCCCGGACGACGGGCGCGCGCGCGATCCTCGGTCCCGTCGACCGTCGGCTGCTACAGCTCGGCGCTCGCGTGGCAACCCTCGCGCCTTGGCTCGTGGTGCCAGCCGCGCGTGCGCGGCTGCGTCAGCTCGTGGGGCACTTGGTGGCTGACGCGGGGAGCGGCCTCGGCGGGCACCTCGCCCGGACGCGCGCGCGAGGCTTCGCGCTGAACGTGAACCTCCTCGGTGAGGCAGTGCTCGGCGAGGACGAGGCGCGCGCCCGCCTCGAGAGGACGCTCGCGCTCGTGCGACGCCCCGAGGTGGACTACGTCTCGGTGAAGGTCTCCGCCGTGGTCTCGCAGCTGAACCCGTGGGACCTCGAGGGGTCCCGGGCACGCGTGGTCGAGCGCCTGTCTCCGCTCTACACCGCGGCCCTGCAGCACGGCACGTTCATCAACCTCGACATGGAGGAGTACCGCGACCTCGCGCTCACCCTGGAAGCGTTCGTCGAGGTGCTGTCCCAGCCGCAGCTCCACGGACTGCAGGCTGGCATCGCGCTCCAAGCCTACCTGCCCGACGCGCTGCCCGCGCTGCACCAGCTCGCGGCCTTCGCGTCGAAACGCGCGGGGACCGGAGGCGCGCCCATCAAGGTGCGACTCGTGAAGGGGGCCAACCTGGCCATGGAGCGCGTGGAGGCCGAGCTGCGCGGGTGGCCGCTGGCCCCCTACGACAACAAGCCCGACGTCGACGCCAACTACGTCCGCCTGCTCGACTTCGCGCTGCGTTCGGAACACGAGGGCCTCCGCGTGGGTGTGGCCAGCCACAACCTCTACCACGTCGCCCTCGCCATCCTGGCGGCGCGTGCGCGCGGCATCGCCGCCATGCTCGACGTCGAGATGCTGCAGGGCATGGCCCCGGGTCAGGCGCGCGCGGTACGCGACGAGATGGCGGTACATGGGGGCCGTGTGGTGCTCTACACGCCCGTGGTGGCGGCCTCGGACTTCGACGTGGCCATCGCGTACCTCGTCCGCCGACTGGAGGAGAACGCCGCGCGGCAGAACTTCTTGTACGCGCTCTTCGCGCCGGACGTCGACGTCCCGCCGCTCGTCTCGGACGACCTCCCGCGGGCCCACACGGAGCGCAACGCAGAGGCATCCGACGCTGCGATGCACGCCACGGAGCACGACACGGGGGCGCCCAACGCTGCGATGTGTGCCCAGGAGCGCGCCTTCGTCGCTTCCGTCACCGCGGGCGCGTCATCACCACCTGCACATGTCACGCCCCACCGTGGTCTCCGTCGCGTAGGACAGCACACGACGTTTCGCAACGCGCAAGATACGGACCCCACGGTCGCCGAGCATCGACGATGGGCGCGTGCGCTCGTCTCGACACCCCCCGACGCGCTGGCCCTACGGACCGCCATGCTCACGTCCACCGCGGCCGTCGATGCAGCGGTGGACGACGCGCTGCGCGCGCAGGTCGCGTGGGCACGCGCTCCGGGCGAGCAGCGCGCCGAGGCGCTCCGTGCGGTGGCCCGGCAGCTCGAACGCGCTCGCTCGGAGCTAGTGCGCGTGATGGTGCACGAGGCGGGCAAGACCGTGGCGGAGGCCGATCCCGAGGTCAGCGAGGCGGTCGACTTCGCGACCTACTACGCGGACCGCGCGCTCGAGCTGGACACAGTGCGAGGCGCGCGCTTCGTACCCGGAGGCGTCTCGCTGGTCACACCGCCGTGGAACTTCCCCTGCGCCATCGCCGCGGGCGGAGTGCTCGCGTCGCTCGCGGCCGGGTCCGCCGTGATCGCCAAGCCTCCCCCGCCCACCCCACGCTGCCTCGAGGTGACCATGGAGTGCGTCCACGCAGGGCTCGTGGAGCGGGGCGTGGACCCGCTCGTGGCACAGCTCGTGCGCGTCCCCGACGACGCGCTCGGCGAGCACCTCGTCACACACGAAGGCATCTCGCGGGTGCTGCTCACGGGCGCCATCGACACCGCGCAACGCTTCGTCGCGCTCCGGGCAGAGCGCCCCGTCTTCGCCGAGACCTCGGGCAAGAACGCGATCGTCGTAACGCCCGCAGCCGATCTGGACCTCGCGGTGGCGGACGTCGTTCGCTCGGCGTTTGGTCACGCGGGGCAGAAGTGCAGCGCGTGCTCGCTGGTCATCCTGGTCGGGTCCGTGGCGGACCCCCGCAAGGCGACCGGGGCGCGCTTTCGCCGCCAGCTGGTCGACGCCGTGCGTTCGATCGCCGTGGGGCCGGCGACGAACATCGCGACCGTCATGGGTCCGCTGATCGAACCGCCACACGGGAAGCTACTGCGCGCGCTGACGACCCTCGATGCTGGCGAGCGGTGGCTGGTGCCTCCCCGACGCATCGACGCCGCCGGGACGCTGTGGACACCTGGCCTCAAGGAGGGCGTCACTCCGGGTTCGCACTTCCACTTCACGGAGTGCTTCGGACCGGTCCTGGGCCTGATGACGGCGGACACGCTCGACGACGCCCTCGCGCTCCAGAACGCGGTGCGCTTCGGGCTCACGGGTGGGCTCCACTCCCTGGACGATGCGGAGATCACGCACTGGCTGGAGCGGGTGCAGGTGGGCAACGCCTACATCAACCGGTCCATCACCGGGGCCATCGTGCGACGGCAACCCTTCGGAGGCTGGAAGGCGTCGTGCGTGGGGCCTGGCGCCAAGGCCGGCGGCCCGAACTACGTCGCCCAGCTCGGCGTGTGGTGTGACGACGCGCACCAGGTGCCCGATCGAGAGCGCGACCCCAGCGCATGGCTCGCGTGGGCCTTTGCAGACGA contains:
- a CDS encoding proline dehydrogenase family protein gives rise to the protein MNHVDAAKLAARESSDPNAFPEPSAPPLAALHSLAHSAIALARRWLSDDRCLGVDARDRETAERLGALVASPAGLEFALRFVDDVARPQDVQVSARALRRLASRTTGARAILGPVDRRLLQLGARVATLAPWLVVPAARARLRQLVGHLVADAGSGLGGHLARTRARGFALNVNLLGEAVLGEDEARARLERTLALVRRPEVDYVSVKVSAVVSQLNPWDLEGSRARVVERLSPLYTAALQHGTFINLDMEEYRDLALTLEAFVEVLSQPQLHGLQAGIALQAYLPDALPALHQLAAFASKRAGTGGAPIKVRLVKGANLAMERVEAELRGWPLAPYDNKPDVDANYVRLLDFALRSEHEGLRVGVASHNLYHVALAILAARARGIAAMLDVEMLQGMAPGQARAVRDEMAVHGGRVVLYTPVVAASDFDVAIAYLVRRLEENAARQNFLYALFAPDVDVPPLVSDDLPRAHTERNAEASDAAMHATEHDTGAPNAAMCAQERAFVASVTAGASSPPAHVTPHRGLRRVGQHTTFRNAQDTDPTVAEHRRWARALVSTPPDALALRTAMLTSTAAVDAAVDDALRAQVAWARAPGEQRAEALRAVARQLERARSELVRVMVHEAGKTVAEADPEVSEAVDFATYYADRALELDTVRGARFVPGGVSLVTPPWNFPCAIAAGGVLASLAAGSAVIAKPPPPTPRCLEVTMECVHAGLVERGVDPLVAQLVRVPDDALGEHLVTHEGISRVLLTGAIDTAQRFVALRAERPVFAETSGKNAIVVTPAADLDLAVADVVRSAFGHAGQKCSACSLVILVGSVADPRKATGARFRRQLVDAVRSIAVGPATNIATVMGPLIEPPHGKLLRALTTLDAGERWLVPPRRIDAAGTLWTPGLKEGVTPGSHFHFTECFGPVLGLMTADTLDDALALQNAVRFGLTGGLHSLDDAEITHWLERVQVGNAYINRSITGAIVRRQPFGGWKASCVGPGAKAGGPNYVAQLGVWCDDAHQVPDRERDPSAWLAWAFADDARCWATDLGIPHDPSGLSSESNLLRYVPVDDMTVRVGRGALPVEVERVLGAAQTAGVGPRVSYAEGPRAESDDAFAARVAQGHVVGRVRVLGASPGLRDAAATQVGRVDVLDQPVLASGRRELLSMLREQTVSRIHHRYGHLRTASEA
- the corA gene encoding magnesium/cobalt transporter CorA, with amino-acid sequence MHVAIYATKVGSEKLLRPGLDELAAYLADEEAHVWVDIEGSTDEQMVMMRDVLHIHPLLIEDAFKAQDTPKLEAHDDYIYFIILGPEEPDPVPDEITLRDLDLFVSERFVVTHHEGNVPAIPFVRQMVERNPALLRQGPAVIAHRAVDHMVDRFMVRMNALGERIDGLEIAALRADSASVLETVLDAKHDVLHLGRLVRHQKEVLRQLATGPVPFIPGEVRPFYRDIYDHFVGIADQAEAYRDAISGSLDAYLSMQSHRLNDVMKALTMMSTIMLPLTFITGLYGMNFEFMPGLHHKYGYQVAWFVMIGTASAIFLFFKRRNWW
- the ligA gene encoding NAD-dependent DNA ligase LigA, with product MMQGELGFSASDAGDALAELDALRAQIAHHEALYRKGAPEIPDSVFDELFDRYQELADSLGVAADERIDRSPGVDHTDGFETVAHHVPMLSLEKLTPNRRDAEGVPVPYEVQLDAWFQRRLKDLELPPGSELPLFVEPKIDGISVSLLYESGRLTRAVTRGDGQKGDVITAQVLEARAVPARLVGVGGGELEVRGELYWPRDAFDAHNARLAAAGEKIIANPRNGCAGMMKRKDPSGLGEVGIRAFLYQIPWSEGVSLPGRQSEILGWLAEAGAEVYADEVFLAPDAAAAYAYCASYHERRDQLPFDIDGMVIKVDELSHYPALGSTGHHPHWGIAYKFPPERRATRLRAISVQVGKSGKLTPVAELDPVPLAGTTVSRASLHNFPELARKDVRVGDQVYVEKAGDIIPQVVAVDHDKRPEGTEPFVAPEACPTCGSAVVCEEIFIYCPNPACPDQVLERLKHFAGRQAMDIEGMGEALIVQVIDKVGVRRPDDLFRLTVSQLAGLERMGEKSAANVIAALEGAKARGLPRVLVGLAIRHVGVSMAEELTKHWRDADALLDFAARYVAGDPEAVAFVAPEKSSERGAVEGLGRKSADSIFAELDAPAVRAVFEGLAAAGVSLAAPETTTREVEGVAGKSFVLTGTLPTLKRSEAGARIKEAGGKVVGSVSAKTDYVVAGEEAGSKLEKAQKLGVTVLDEAALLAMLDG
- a CDS encoding SRPBCC domain-containing protein, translating into MPQTPEETIVRSVTDIDAPAELVFSLITDLPRYRDWNPFTPVAVSTLELGAPIDMKVRLFPYYTKAQREFVTELSAERRRVAWGMHMGRPEWGRGHRTQEVVALGEGRCRYVCEDNIGGLLRPVIIRFFGGAMQRGFDDVGRALKAEAERRVAAAR